A region from the Schistocerca serialis cubense isolate TAMUIC-IGC-003099 chromosome 1, iqSchSeri2.2, whole genome shotgun sequence genome encodes:
- the LOC126485569 gene encoding motile sperm domain-containing protein 1-like, with protein sequence MHPGPIQVPVFVYPTPIIFYLEDQASHKQVLTLYNPYEFPIRFRVLCTAPNKYTVVDPEGSIRPRCCIDIVVRHNAVTLANCNITDKFRIQMQNHTTKQLMGKQDIPATLLPGKSSGGPSDSSEEFLRLPSAPSTVQQQFGLIRDPRPVGGRYQTPNYVVVVAAIICIGALLLPTQGDEDSRFPEYLHLTSNLKLIFAYVLGMVTVVVLKPG encoded by the exons ATGCATCCTGGACCGATTCAAGTGCCTGTCTTCGTATATCCAACACCAATCATATTTTATCTTGAAGACCAAGCGTCACACAAACAAGTATTAACTTTATACAATCCTTACGAATTTCCAATTAGATTCAGAG TGTTGTGCACCGCTCCAAACAAGTACACAGTTGTAGATCCGGAGGGTTCTATTAGACCTCGGTGTTGTATTGATATCGTCGTTAGACATAATGCAGTTACATTGGCGAATTGCAACATCACAGATAAATTTAGGATACAGATGCAAAATCATACAACTAAACAG CTGATGGGTAAACAGGACATTCCAGCAACATTGCTTCCAGGAAAATCAAGTGGTGGCCCATCAGACTCTTCAGAAGAATTTCTTAGACTTCCATCAGCACCTAGCACTGTGCAGCAGCAATTTGGTTTGATACGAGACCCTAgaccag TTGGAGGCAGATACCAAACACCAAACTATGTGGTGGTTGTAGCGGCCATTATTTGTATTGGTGCGTTGCTATTGCCAACTCAGGGTGATGAAGACTCAAGGTTTCCCGAATATCTTCATCTTACTTCTAATCTGAAGCTAATATTTGCATATGTTTTAG